The DNA window GCGCGGTGGAACCACACTGATACATCCCGAACTCAGAGGTGAAACGCTGCTGCGGCTACGATAGTTGGAGGGTCGCCTCCTGCCACAATTGCTCGGCGCCAGGTCTCTTTTTAGTCAAAAAAGCCCCCTTTCTTAAGAAAGGGGGCTTTTTTGTTTATGAATCTATAAGCTAAACGATCGCCATTTTCATAACTACACTTTAATAGGAGTCTCGGCTTTTTGTCGCAGTCCAGTTGCAATCATCCACTTGCCATTGGAAGGTGCTAGGGTAACGCCGCGACGTATTGGTTTAACGCTAGAGTCGTCTACTAATGCTAAATCTACATGGGATAGTACCGTTGCTAGTACCAGTTTCATTTCAAATAAGGCAAATGCCATACCTAAGCAACGACGATTACTTCCACCAAAAGGTAAATATTCATATAAAGAATATTGCCTTTCTAAAAATCTTTCTGGTTTGAACTGTTGTGGTTCTGCATACAAATCTGAACGGCGATGAGTTAAATAAATACAACCTACGAGTAATGTTCCTGGGTCAAATTGACGATTCATGATTTCTATAGGTTGTTTCACAATCCGGGGGATAGTAATCATCGCAATGGGATAAATCCGTAAAGTTTCTTGGCAAACTGCTGTTAGATAAGGTAGACGAGTAATTTCTTCTAAAGCTGCATTGTTTCCGAAACTATCTAACTCAGATAAAAGCTTTTCACGTATTTGTGGTTGGCGATGAATCCAGTACAATGCCCAAGTTAAGGCTGAGGCTGTGGTTTCATGACCAGCAACTAGCAGAGTCATCAACTCATCACGTAACTCTACATCGGTCATAGGTTCGCCGTTTTCATCTCGCGCTGACATCATTAAAGATAAAATGTCGTTCCCAGAAGATTCGGGATGATTTCTGCGTTCTTGAATCTCTGCATACAGTAGTTGGTCAATTTGTTCTCTTTGACGCAAAAAAATGCCCCAAGGACTCCATGAACCTAAATCTACTTGCATTATTGGCAAAAAAGATATTGTGGCACGTAAATTAGAACCACTTAAATCTAGTATGGAAGCCAAGAGTTTTTGTAATTGAGTATAACGTTCTCCTTCAGTTATTCCGAATACAGCTTGCAAAATCACTCTCAGAGAGATTTCTTGCATAGAATCGCGGACAGAAAATGCTTGGTCAAATTTCCATTGACTGATGACTTCTTTGGTAATGTCGGCGATGATATTACCGTAGGCTTTCATCCGATCGCCATGAAAAGGCGGCGTTAATAACTTACGCTGGCGTTGGTGAGATGTACCAGATAGTAATATTAAAGAATTTTCGCCCAACAAAGGCTGCAAAACTTGAGCAGAACCTCTAGAATCTAAATTACTGAGGTTTTCTGTAAATAATTGTTGAATTGCTTGTGGATGACTTAAAAACACCATTGGCTGTTTGTTGGTTAGCCATAATGTAAAACAGTCACCATGTACTTTGGCAGAATTTTCCATTAATTGCAATGGCTGATAAATCCATTGTAATAACTGCATGAATTTGGGGATTTTGGGACTGTCAGGGAGTTGCATCACTAATATTCCTGGTACTGCTATTTTCACTAACTTAAGAACGGTATTAATTACCGGACTATTTCTTCCTGAAATCTATCTATAGGTGATTTATTGCTAGAAATAATACAACTAAACTAGCAAGTTGATATGATTTTTTATACTAATTTCCATGTTTGATATTTATATTATCGACTTGTTTTTGATTGGACTAGTTTTACTGGTAGTTACATTAGCATCTGGTTGGATTACCCGCTTACCTTTATCTTTTGCACTTATCTACCTATTGGTTGGGATTTTTCTTGGCCCTTATGGTTTAGGTTTAATTCAATTACGTCGAGATGATGTATTCAACGCGGAATTACTAGAAAGGCTGACAGAATTTGTTGTGATTATTTCGGTGTTTAGTTGTGGATTAAAAATCATTAGTCCACTAAATTTGCGAGTTTGGGGAATTACATCTCGCCTGATTGGAATATTAATGCCAATTTCAATTTTTAGCTTGGCGGCTGTGGGCAAATTATTTTTAGGGATGAATTGGGGAGAAGCTATCTTACTAGGAGCTATTTTAGCACCTACTGACCCTGTATTAGCTTCAGAAGTACAACTTACTGATACTAATGATAGAGATGAGTTACGTTTTGGTTTAACTTCCGAAGGTGGTTTAAATGATGCCTTAGCTTTTCCCTTTGTTTATTTTGGTATTTATGCTTTAAAAGATGATAACTGGAACAATTGGTTTAAACAATGGATAGTGATAGATATATTTTGGGCGATCGCAGCAGCAATATTCATGGGGATTTTAGTTCCTAAAATTATAGTCTGGTTCGATCAACATATTCAAAAGCGTCGTTCGGCTGACAAATTAATGGAAGATTTTGTTGGCATTAGTATCATTTTGCTGACTTATTCTTTAACAGAATTTGTTAATGGCTATGGTTTTCTGGCAGTATTTGTTGCTGGCTTAGTAGTACAACGCAGTTATCACAATCCAGAAAAACCATTAGCTCAATTAGAATTTATCGAGCAATTAGAAAAGCTGTTAGAAGTTGGCACAATTTTATTATTAGGCTCAATTCTACTATTCAAGCCTATGGTTGATTATGCTTGGCAATCTTTAGTTGTAATTATTTTCTTGTTCTTCTTGATCCGACCTTTAGGTGCGTGGATCAGCACAATTAGTAAACATCCATTGAGTTCCCATCGCTATTATCTACATCCTGGAACTCGTTGGCTGTTTGGTTGGTTTGGAATTCGTGGAGTTGGTTCCCTCTATTATCTGGCTTATGCTTTTGGCAATGGTCTAAAGGGAGAAGTTGCTGAACAAATTGCCTGGATAACCTATACAACTATCGTGGTATCAGTAATTCTACATGGCATTAGTGCAACTCCTTTAATGAATTGGTATGAGGCTCATATTGCTAAACAGACAAAACCGCTACCTGCTTCTACCATTGATGAATTTGAGTAAAGAAGGACATCACATAGTTTGCTTGGTAAATTACATGGTTTCACTTGCTATGTGATAAATTTCTAGACAAGCAGACTGTGTAAACAATATCAAGATTTCGACGAAATGGTATAAGAAAAAGAAAGTATTTGCAAATTTTACTTACGCATAGTACTTTAGTACTATAACAAGAGACCCTAATCAAATAACCCCACAGCACCCGTGGGGTTTTTCCATTGAAGATATTAGGGATAGGTTACAGGGGACAGGTGATAGGGTTACAAGCTTTTATCCTGTTAATATGTCTTAATCTTGACCGCGAGAACTGATAACCTGTTCAGGGGAGTTGAAAAAGGTATGTTCAATTTTAATGCCTCGACTGTCCATGACTTGAGCAAATAAATCTGTTGGTAAGGCATTTTCTACAGGTAAAACTCCTGGTTTATTCAGTTTACCTTCAAGAATTAATTGAGCAACCGTACCTGTACCACAGCCAGTTGCTACCGTAGCATTATCGTGCAGCACAGTAGAAGTGTAAACACCTGTTGAACCATTTTTTTTGCCTGTAACTTCTGATTTGACTGCTACACCAATACCGCTAAAACGATTAGTAAAATCTGTCATTTTATGGCTGACATGAGATAAAAATTCAATCATGCCATGACGCTGCATTAACCACTGAGGAAAAATATGTGCTGCTATCCAGGTCAGATGATTATAGTAATCTGGAAATGAGCCAAACTTAGTAATTACATTTTTAACAGTAGGAAAGGCATAGGGCAATGTGAAAGTTTCTGGCATATCAAACCAGTAAACTCCATTACGTTGATAGCGAGGAAAGTTAATAATTTCTCTTTCACTATAAGGGTTGACTTGCTGCCATTTACCATCTATCCACGCTTCAAAAGGATGCTGCAAGCCTAAAAAAGTTGTTCGCATAACTGTGATACCAGCACCACCAGAACCTGCAACTAAATAATAGAGCTTGATTGTTTCTGCTTCATCAAATTGTTCTACTCCCTGACGCACCAAACTGTTAGACATACCAGGGAATATGCCTGTATTAATTACTGCTGTCACCCCAGCCGCAACAGCATCTTCGTGATAACTTAAAGCTTTGCTGGTAAAAGAACGGTGGTCACTCACATCTATATAGTTAACGCCTTGTTCAATACAAAGTTTCAGAACATTGGCATCGCGGTAGTGAAACGGGCCAGCACAGTGAATAACTAAATCAGAATTAGCGATCGCTTCTCGTAGTTTATCAACTTCTGCCAAGTCTAAAGCTAAATACTGCTGTCGTTGTGCCAAAGGCAAGCTTCCCTTCTCTGGAGTACGCCCAGTGATGGTAATTTTAGCTTGCGTATGGTTAGCAATGTCCTGCGCGACACTGCTACCAATTCGCCCCCTGCCTCCAAGAATTAAAACGCGGTCTGTCATTACTCCGGTATGGGTCACACTACTTGTATTTGACCAGTTTTTGGGAGTCTTTGCCATCGGTTACAAGTATGACTCGTCTACCAATATAGGAGGATAAATCCAGCACTGACGCACAAATATGTCTGTGAAAACTGGGTGTAAGGGCTTAGGGGTGTAATGGGGTGAGAGAAAAAAGGTGTGGGAGGTGTGGGAGGTGTGGGGAGTGTGGGGGGTGTGGGAGGTGTGGGGAGTGTGGGAGGTGTGGGGGGTGTGGGAGGTGTGGGGGGTGTGGGAGGTGTGGGAGGTGTGGGGGGTATGGAGGGTAATTTTTTGGATACTTAGCTAGAAATCCCACACAAAATTTCGTTCACCCAGTGTCATGAGTCATTGGTAACTTGTACTCACGAAAGAGGAAGGTTTTAATGAATAAATTTTGTTTAATATGTAAATCTAAATATAATTAATAAGTTTTTGTAATATATGAGATTCTATCAACCCCCATAATTTAAGATTTTCTTTAGATTGTGTCAGCACTGATTTGAGTTCATTTCAGCCAGGAGCGATGGTAATGAAGATGTGCGTTGTCAACTCCAAAATATTACGTCAGTTTTGGGCTGTGGTGGAACAAACCCAAAGCAGTACTCTTCTTGGGCTTAATGACAAAGACTTGGTTAAGTTGTTGTTAGGACAGATTGAAAGCAACAAAGTCCTGAATTACGAAGAAACTCTGAATTTGACAGATTACATTAATTCTAAGACTTTGTTGATACGTGATTTAGCACAGGCACGTTTAGCATCATAAATCAAAGACAAAAAGCCTATGTGATCTATCTTTATGTCTTTGTATAGGCTTTTTGCCCATTATTTCCAGAATTATCTGGGATTGATGTGCCGTCTTGGCCCCCAGCCTGGATTCACAATAGCAGCTAAGTCTTCTGGTGATAAATTATCAATCTCAGCCTCTAATTCTGCGACTGTGAAATCATAGCCACGTTCTTGAGCCATTTTGACAAATGCTTCAGGATTGGCTGTAGCTCTGAGTTTTTGTTGGAATGCTTGATCTGCTTTGACTGCCTTAAAAAATCTTGCAGCATTTTGTAGTGCCATAATAATTCATCTCCTACAGTAATCTATTTTGTTTCGTGAAATTATCTGTGTCAGTGGAGAGTAGAGGGTAGGCAAAAGTATTTTTCGGTTATACTTTTTTCCAGAAATCAAATATTAATCGTCAGTTGAGAATTTTCGCACTACTTTTAATGTGCATTATTTTTTGTTGAGATGTCTTGTACCGTAAGATAGAAAAATTAACGACATTTCAGTTTTTTCATACTACTTATGGCTGATTGCCTGATTACAAGCACCAAAACCCTGATACTCCTACACCGTTCGGCTGACGCTCACGGCGAATATTACTGCTGACTCAGACGCTCTAATTCCAAATCATTCCAAGATGCAGGATCTTCTACAGGCTCAAGGTGAGTAATAATGCTACTTCCTGGTAATGCTTGAATAATCTTCAATTCAATCTCTTCACATAAATCATGTCCTTGGCGTACTGTCCAAGTTCCTGGTACTAATACGTGAAAGGAAATAAAACGACGGGTTCCTGCTAACCGAGAGCGCATAGCATGAAACTGAATATTTTGATGTTCGTATTCACTAAATATCTGCCGGATAATTTCTTGTTCTTCTTTTGGTAAAGCCGTGTCTAGTAGCCCAGAAAAGGTTTCCCGCAGTAAATTAAATCCTGCCCAAATAATATTAACTGCTACCAATAGGGCAATGATGGGGTCAAGTACCAACCAACCTGTTACCTGCACCAGAACAATTCCGAGTATCACACCACCAGAAGTCCACACATCAGTTAGTAGGTGGTGAGCATCTGCTCGCAAGGTAATTGAACGTAAGCGTTTGCCGGCTTTGAGTAAGACAACAGCCACCACACCGTTGACTACTGTAGCTAATAATGACAACACTAGCCCTAAGCCCAGTTGAGTCAGTGGTTCGGGATGTTGCAAGCGTCCCCAAGCTTCTAGGGCAATGCTAATAGCTGCCACAACAATCAATGCACCTTCAGCACCACTCGAAAAATACTCAGCTTTAGAATGTCCAAAGGTATGTTCGGCATCGGCGGGTTTAGCTGCATAAGTCAACGCCCATAATGCTACTAGTGCCGCCAGCAAATTTACACATGATTCAATAGCATCAGAAAGTAGCCCCACTGAACCTGTTAATAAGTAAGCTCCAAACTTTAAACCAATAGTTACAACTGCGGCTGCAATTGATAAAAAAGCGTAGGTGCGGGCTGTTTGGCTACTCATTCAGACTACTTAACTGTGATTGCTAGGTAACTGTAACAAATTTAGCTGTTAGTTTTATCTATCTCCAGACTTTTAGGTTTTTTTAAGCACAGCCAAGGAAGTAGTTTGAGAAGTATTGGTTCACATTATTTTCCATACCAAAAAGTGAGATACTGTTGAAAAAATAATTTCACAGGATAGATGTAATATATGCGGCTTTTTGGTATGCCCGTAGACAAAGGCAGATGGTTGCTAATTCCTCTTGGTGCAATTGTTTTACTTTGTCTTGGCACTGTTTATTCGTGGAGTATTTTTAGAAAACCTCTCGAAAAATTACTGAATATTAATGCAACAGAAAGTTTGTTGCCATTTACGGTTTTGCTGATCATGTTTGCCATATTGATGCCCATTACTGGCTTTTACATTAACCGCTTCGGTTCTCGGACGATTACCTCAGTTGGTGGTGTAATTATGGGACTGGGTTATATTTTGTCGAGTCTGGATGGCAATTTACAATTATTAACTGTGACTTATGGTGCGATCGCTGGTGCGGGTGTCGGTATAGTTTATGGTGTACCGTTAGCTGTAATTGCTAAGTGGTTTCCTGATAAAAAAGGTATTGCAGTGGGTTTAACTGTGATTGGTTTTGGGTTATCACCGTTAATTACCGCACCTTTAGCAAAATCACTAATTGATGCTTATGGAGTGCGGCAAACTTTTGTGATTTTAGGTATAATTTTTACACTGATTATTTTAGCGATCGCCACTGTTTTAAAAACACCGCCTCCAGATTGGAAACCAGCCGATTGGAATCCCAATGTTGCAGTTTCGGGAAGTACAGCACTCACCAATTCTGAGACAATGTTGCAAACACCAGCATTTTACGGTTTGTGGCTGTGCTACACCATCGGTACATTTTCAGGATTGGCGGCCATTGGTATTTCTAGCCCTTTAGCTCAAGAAATCATTAAACTAGATGCAACCACAGCCGC is part of the Aulosira sp. FACHB-615 genome and encodes:
- a CDS encoding cytochrome P450 translates to MQLPDSPKIPKFMQLLQWIYQPLQLMENSAKVHGDCFTLWLTNKQPMVFLSHPQAIQQLFTENLSNLDSRGSAQVLQPLLGENSLILLSGTSHQRQRKLLTPPFHGDRMKAYGNIIADITKEVISQWKFDQAFSVRDSMQEISLRVILQAVFGITEGERYTQLQKLLASILDLSGSNLRATISFLPIMQVDLGSWSPWGIFLRQREQIDQLLYAEIQERRNHPESSGNDILSLMMSARDENGEPMTDVELRDELMTLLVAGHETTASALTWALYWIHRQPQIREKLLSELDSFGNNAALEEITRLPYLTAVCQETLRIYPIAMITIPRIVKQPIEIMNRQFDPGTLLVGCIYLTHRRSDLYAEPQQFKPERFLERQYSLYEYLPFGGSNRRCLGMAFALFEMKLVLATVLSHVDLALVDDSSVKPIRRGVTLAPSNGKWMIATGLRQKAETPIKV
- a CDS encoding sodium:proton antiporter translates to MFDIYIIDLFLIGLVLLVVTLASGWITRLPLSFALIYLLVGIFLGPYGLGLIQLRRDDVFNAELLERLTEFVVIISVFSCGLKIISPLNLRVWGITSRLIGILMPISIFSLAAVGKLFLGMNWGEAILLGAILAPTDPVLASEVQLTDTNDRDELRFGLTSEGGLNDALAFPFVYFGIYALKDDNWNNWFKQWIVIDIFWAIAAAIFMGILVPKIIVWFDQHIQKRRSADKLMEDFVGISIILLTYSLTEFVNGYGFLAVFVAGLVVQRSYHNPEKPLAQLEFIEQLEKLLEVGTILLLGSILLFKPMVDYAWQSLVVIIFLFFLIRPLGAWISTISKHPLSSHRYYLHPGTRWLFGWFGIRGVGSLYYLAYAFGNGLKGEVAEQIAWITYTTIVVSVILHGISATPLMNWYEAHIAKQTKPLPASTIDEFE
- a CDS encoding saccharopine dehydrogenase family protein, with protein sequence MTDRVLILGGRGRIGSSVAQDIANHTQAKITITGRTPEKGSLPLAQRQQYLALDLAEVDKLREAIANSDLVIHCAGPFHYRDANVLKLCIEQGVNYIDVSDHRSFTSKALSYHEDAVAAGVTAVINTGIFPGMSNSLVRQGVEQFDEAETIKLYYLVAGSGGAGITVMRTTFLGLQHPFEAWIDGKWQQVNPYSEREIINFPRYQRNGVYWFDMPETFTLPYAFPTVKNVITKFGSFPDYYNHLTWIAAHIFPQWLMQRHGMIEFLSHVSHKMTDFTNRFSGIGVAVKSEVTGKKNGSTGVYTSTVLHDNATVATGCGTGTVAQLILEGKLNKPGVLPVENALPTDLFAQVMDSRGIKIEHTFFNSPEQVISSRGQD
- a CDS encoding Nif11-like leader peptide family natural product precursor; its protein translation is MALQNAARFFKAVKADQAFQQKLRATANPEAFVKMAQERGYDFTVAELEAEIDNLSPEDLAAIVNPGWGPRRHINPR
- a CDS encoding cation diffusion facilitator family transporter — translated: MSSQTARTYAFLSIAAAVVTIGLKFGAYLLTGSVGLLSDAIESCVNLLAALVALWALTYAAKPADAEHTFGHSKAEYFSSGAEGALIVVAAISIALEAWGRLQHPEPLTQLGLGLVLSLLATVVNGVVAVVLLKAGKRLRSITLRADAHHLLTDVWTSGGVILGIVLVQVTGWLVLDPIIALLVAVNIIWAGFNLLRETFSGLLDTALPKEEQEIIRQIFSEYEHQNIQFHAMRSRLAGTRRFISFHVLVPGTWTVRQGHDLCEEIELKIIQALPGSSIITHLEPVEDPASWNDLELERLSQQ
- a CDS encoding OFA family MFS transporter, whose amino-acid sequence is MPVDKGRWLLIPLGAIVLLCLGTVYSWSIFRKPLEKLLNINATESLLPFTVLLIMFAILMPITGFYINRFGSRTITSVGGVIMGLGYILSSLDGNLQLLTVTYGAIAGAGVGIVYGVPLAVIAKWFPDKKGIAVGLTVIGFGLSPLITAPLAKSLIDAYGVRQTFVILGIIFTLIILAIATVLKTPPPDWKPADWNPNVAVSGSTALTNSETMLQTPAFYGLWLCYTIGTFSGLAAIGISSPLAQEIIKLDATTAASTVSLFAVFNALGRIFFGWFTDRFSPKLAAIVSFTLVLIASLMMLKAGQGTVATYLVAFSLFYFSFGGWLAIAPTTTLILFSSADYAKNYGLVFTAYGAGALGGTLLAGRIRDIFGSYTIFFYPTTALAILGIVLAVFMLKRSFSTSTSVAG